From the genome of Xiphophorus hellerii strain 12219 chromosome 11, Xiphophorus_hellerii-4.1, whole genome shotgun sequence, one region includes:
- the trarg1b gene encoding trafficking regulator of GLUT4 (SLC2A4) 1b, which yields MELDGLLNRPLSEFERFNVMTPQGEQLREDLLGPPSYRSVMAINTDAAFEKSGLGEREVSNLTDFQDTEKLLSKTPADPTGESNLKPSDSFPLNTRSSVRSLDAEQNGRRSPLKSGSIGQLTAPPRSTSRLSLGQLSSPVPPGSEPPSYLWLAVVSCFCPGVPFNVCALWYANVSRSVLHTGDIEGARKYGRRSMLLSVLAMLTGVVVIIFIVLTIEAQQ from the exons ATGGAGTTAGACGGTTTATTAAATAGGCCGCTCTCTGAATTTGAACGCTTTAATGTGATGACCCCCCAAGGAGAACAACTGAGGGAAGACTTACTAGGACCTCCATCCTACCGCTCGGTGATGGCTATCAACACTGATGCCGCTTTCGAGAAGAGTGGCCTGGGCGAGAGGGAAGTCTCCAACTTAACCGACTTCCAGGACACCGAGAAGCTGCTGAGCAAAACCCCCGCCGATCCGACCGGGGAGAGCAACCTCAAACCCTCCGACTCCTTCCCTCTGAACACCAGAAGCAGCGTCCGCTCCCTGGACGCGGAGCAGAACGGACGCCGGTCCCCGCTGAAGTCGGGATCCATCGGGCAGCTGACGGCCCCACCCAGATCTACTTCCCGGCTCAGCCTGGGCCAGCTCTCCTCCCCGGTTCCACCGGGATCCGAGCCGCCCAGTTACCTCTGGCTGGCCGTGGTGTCCTGCTTCTGCCCTGGAGTGCCGTTCAATGTCTGCGCCTTGTGGTACGCGAATGTG TCGAGGTCAGTTCTCCACACGGGAGATATCGAGGGAGCAAGAAAGTATGGGCGTCGATCAATGCTGCTCAGTGTTCTGGCGATGCTGACGGGTGTGGTTGTAATCATCTTCATAGTGCTTACAATAG AGGCCCAACAATGA
- the LOC116728839 gene encoding Golgi SNAP receptor complex member 1-like, protein MSTTVMATSSNYWEDLRKQARQLENELDLKLVSFSKLCTSYRGGHDQQERDSRSESFGPFQDNMLVAMTSEVEQLLSKLSTVNDKMAEYTNTPGALSHNAALRHTLQRHRDILQDYTHEFHKTKSNFLSLREREDLLGSVHRDIESYKSSSGVNNRRSELFLKEHEHLRNSNSLIDNAISIAMATKENITFQRGMLKSIQTRVTTLANRFPAINSLIQKIDLRKRRDSLILGGVIGICTILLLLYTFH, encoded by the exons ATGTCAACAACAGTCATGGCAACCAGCAGCAACTACTGGGAAG ATTTACGGAAGCAGGCCAGACAGCTGGAGAATGAGCTGGACCTCAAGCTGGTCTCATTCAGTAAACTCTGCACAAGTTACCGCGGCGGCCATGACCAGCAGGAAAGAGACAGCAG GTCAGAGTCTTTTGGGCCGTTCCAAGACAACATGCTGGTGGCCATGACCTCCGAAGTGGAGCAGCTCTTGTCTAAA CTTTCGACAGTCAATGACAAAATGGCCgaatacacaaacacacccgGAGCTTTGTCGCATAACGCGGCTTTAAGGCACACCTtacagagacacagagacattTTACAG gATTACACACACGAGTTTCACAAAACCAAAAGCAACTTCCTGAGCCTTCGAGAGCGAGAGGACCTGCTGGGCTCTGTTCACAGAGACATTGA ATCCTACAAAAGCAGCTCAGGAGTGAACAACAGGAGGTCTGAACTTTTTCTAAAGGAACATGAACATCTGAGGAA CTCAAATAGTCTCATCGACAATGCAATAAG CATCGCCATGGCTACAAAGGAGAACATCACATTTCAGCGTGGGATGCTGAAGTCCATTCAAACCAGGGTCACAACTTTGGCCA ATCGTTTCCCTGCTATCAACAGCCTCATCCAAAAAATCGATCTGCGCAAGAGGAGGGACTCTTTAATCCTGGGTGGAGTGATTGGTATCTGCACCATTCTCCTTCTGCTCTACACTTTCCACTAA